From the Drosophila sechellia strain sech25 chromosome X, ASM438219v1, whole genome shotgun sequence genome, the window CATCCAACTGGAAATAAGAATATTGGAGTAGTAATATAGCAACACCATATCGGGCACCCAACAAATTGGCACTCTAAAAAACCATACAAGCGTAACTCAAGTCCTCACCTTCCGTAATTAAAAGCTTGaagtaaattatattatatattttatttatttttccaagGATCAACTTGGAAGTCTTTAATGCggctaatttaatttgtaaattgcCTTAGTGTTTCTATTTTGGTTTTtagacaaacaaaaatattatcGATCATTGCTAAGACTGCAAAAGGCAGTTTATGAACATAATCGATCTTCATAAAATTTAATGTGATTATTTAAAGTACAAAGGATTGTACCGGTTCACTGAGTCCAGGAATACAACAAAGTCATTATTCCAGTCTTTTCCAATGACTAAACATGTTCCATACCAACGAATAAACCCAATCACACATAAGTCAACGATTTTTTAAAGCATACACATTTTTGATGACCCGTACTTTCATTTGCTAAATGCGTACTTAACCATTATGTAAAAGATCACCAatcaatattttatattttattaatgagACAGCGGTCATGTGAAGCCTACATATGCAAGTACCTATATTATAATGAATGAGATCAGCTAGCGATTACTTCACACTGATAAGGCCGTATCTCAGTCGCTTCTATATGCCGCATAAACAGCGCATCTGATCATGATACATTTGCGGGCTATAAAGATTATGGCAATCGAACCCAAAAGATGGGAGGGCGGGCTCTTCAGAAATTGAACTGGCTTGGAAATCAAAGTTTGGCGCCTTATCTACAAGTGTGTGTTGCTATTCTTATTTTTCGGGCTACCTACCAATCGTGACAAATTTcgtcatttttaattttagcaTATAAAGTGTAATTATAGATTGCCGATTGCCAATCGCCCGGTGGTTAAAACTAGCGTTACGGACAAGgctttatacatatatatatatatatgtatatatcaacttatatgtacttatgtatgcATGTACACATGTATACTGGGCAGATGTGGAATGTGTGTAAGTGGATGAGCTGATAATGGCTGATTACAGGCGGTGGGAGGCGGTGGCGATAAGATTTGTGCAACGGACGCGAGTTCAAGTAGGCTCTATAGCTAAATAGAACCCGCGATACTATACTACACAAACGACACACCGttccatttcatttcgatCCGTTGCGGTTGGGAAAGTCACGAGTTTAATGACCAAGCTAATGGCGCTAccccaaaaataataaatgaacGGCATACAATTGCCTCGAGTGGAAATATGGGAAGCGAATTGATTGGTGATACAGGGGCATATTCAGGTGGTTTCagaatacatatgtatgtgtgtatatgcTTCCACTACGATATTGGCATGAAGATGCAAAGAATTCTACGAAGTGATCACAAAGCTAAAATATTGGAATGTGTGACCAATCAATTTCACGGCAGGGCtgtattttagttttaaagtTAATATAATTACAagctgaaaataaataaatttgtatatttaaggCCAGGCACTAGTTAAATGTAATAAAGCAAAGCAATAAATTTTAATCGCTTAAAGTGGAAACGGGGGAAGTAAATCTATTAGATTGTTCCAAAGTTCTCCTGTTGACCGAGTGGTAAAAAGTAAATGAGTGATTAAAATTCACAatcattttcaaataaaaatgtttaatgacaatagtcATACCTAGTAAGTAATATACAAAATACGAAGGCTAATAATATAGTCATTAGTTgggaaatttttaaaaactaagaGCTAATGCTGAAGCATTACGATTTAGAATGGTTATATGCGTTATAAATCGCCCTAACCCTACTAAACCCATATCTTGATCCACttttatgtttaaaaaaaaaaccgtaAAGCAATTAAACGTAATATCTTCCAATGTGTCGTCCAATCGGCGATGCATCCGACGATTTGTGAAGAAACTATAAAACCAAAGACACCTCCAAAGCGCCAAAGAGATCATAAATCTTGAATAGGAAACCGACCCGAACGATATAGACTATTAAATGGGAGACAGGCCCGCAGAcaagcatatatatatgtgtatatatacacCTCTGATCTCGATGATACGAGTATGTGTGTCTGTGCGGTCCCCCGCAGAAAGAGTGAGCGAGACAGCGGCGAAGAGAAGGAGAGGAGGGAGCGGGAGCGAGAGTGGCGCCAAACAGTCTGAAAATTTTTTGATCCCATTTTTATTATCGTCAACGTGGAAAGTACGATGACGATTGGCAGAAGCGGAGGTGTGGTGGAAAACGAACGACATCGCGCATAGCTCATGTCTAAAAATAACAACGCTCCATCGATCTGATAAGGCGCCCCAATCATTATAATCACTTAATAGATTGTGTTCCATAAAGCCATTAAATAGcagtaaaatacaaaaaaatattcatacatatataaaactCTATCTCCGTTCCACGATTCCAAACGTTTCGCGCCAAGACACGATTGCACTTGGAAAACTCAGCCTTTTTTTGCAGTTCAGTGACGCCATTGAAGAGTGCGAAATCGAAAAGTGCTAATCAATTGTTTTTGCTTGTGTTTGCCTGTCTTGCTGTCAATTCTTTCTTTTTGTGCGCCccataattttaattttaatttcggTTTATTTTCATCCAGCTACAAAGTGGGGGAATTACGATCAAAGGGGTGGCAGTCGGGGGTTGCGGATGTTTAgcacaaagaaattaaatcgAATTTCGTTGACGGTGCAGTTGAATTGTGAATTGAAGACTGAAGATTGCACCCGATAATGGCCGATCAACCagacaaaaaagaaacaaacaaacaaaccagaAAGTGGGAATTTAAGTGGATGCACaacaagggggcgtggcaggaagTGCAAGAATCGGGGGCTTTTCAAGTGATTTTTTTATTGGCATGGCAACAGTGTTTCAACTTCGATGATGGAAACGATAGAGATAACTTTACAGCACTATCCAATGGATTAGTCAAAGAACAAACTGTTACAACTTGTTAAGATTTTCGGTTTTAACCTTATAAGGGTTACTTTTGAAGCGGTCGTATGTTGTTGAAGTTTCTTTTAGGTTTGGGGTATCATTCAAATGAAGTATGATTGATGATCACCGGGTGTTAAAAAAAAGGTGAGTTTAAATAATGATGCTGTGAAGATCAACAGgcaaacactcacacacactcacacacagctGCAGCCCACCCAAAAAGCGGGGCGTGGCACCGCCAATTGtcgcacaaacacaaacaaaaagaaacacacacacctgCTGCACACATGGACACATGGATACATTTATACAGACGCATACATGGGCATTGTCCAGGTTGCATTTTGCAGGTtggcatttgtatttgtattgtttGTCTGATTGACGAAATGCAAACGAAAAATGTGTCGAAATGGGACTAAGCAAATGCGCCGATGAAAGAGCGAGCAAGAGGGAGATCGAAAAACGGGGATGGGGCGTTCGGCTGTTTGGCTAGGGAGCAACAGAGAGGGGCAAAAAGTGATAAACATTGAGGTGCGATTTCCGTGCGCCGCCGTTTTCACCGGAGTTTTGTTGGAGTGCAGCGAGAAAAAATAAGCAGAAAAAATATGCAGCAGGCGGGGGAGAAGAGGAGAGTCATGGAGTAGGAGTAGGAGGAGATGAGGGGCAGGGGGCAGGGGATCGAGGTGCCGGCGAAGGTGTAAATACAAATAAGCGGAGGTGATATCTCAGAACTTCCTTTTCACACATTCGAGAGCACCCTACACAAatgcaagcacacacacacacacgcatgtaCTCACGCCGAAGCAGCTCAGCCAGTTTTAGCTTGTTTCACGCTACATCTAGCGATttttacacagaaaaaaatatacatataatacttATACGAGAAGACATTGTTTATAATGCAACATATTTGTTGGTGaacatatttaaaaactgTTGTGTAATATAAAGAAATTCTATTGAAAAGTCGCGGCATGCAACAGGATAATAAAATTGAGGGAATGTTTGGACATTGCTTAGATTTGTACTCTCTTTTAACTCCGTAAAagatttatttttgtaaactTTAAAGCTTGGCAACACTAAAAGCCACTTGCATTTATTCTCGCTGCTATTCGGCCGAGGCAGCGCAGTCGGCGTCGCTGCCGGCGGCAAATCAtgaaagcagcaacaacaaatgaagCGAATGCCAATGCACAAGGAGCAGAacgagtgcgagcgagacgggCAGAAAGAACGAGTGGGATAGAGATAGAGGGAGCAGGAGCCAGAGGCAAAGCCAAAAGAAATgcgtttcttttatttttgacGCGTCTTAGATTCTTCCTCTGCCGCttcttctctcttttttttctttcactttttttttttgtttttgatttcttGGAATCGCATCTACTTTGAACCTTCCACGTTCCGACGGAAGACTCAGAGACTCGACTGCATTGTATATttgaatttcatttcaatttaaatacgaTTTTCTATGAAAATGCACGCACCACAAATACGTGCAATCGTTATCCAAACCATCggcacctcctcctcctctttgCCTCGAACTGCTCTTTGCCTCctccgtttttttttatccCATCCATGTACATAATACGATCCAAGTTTCATGAAAAACCCGAGGAAAAAAATTGATCATGTTTTGAATGCATTTCTGTTTGATTTGTGTACTCCAAAAATGCGAAAGATTCTTTGATTTGAGTTGGGGTATAAAATGGATGGACATATGGGTGGGGTAAATCAGAATTATACGGCATATGCGGATCTAatcttataatttataatattactGAGTTGTATTCCCTAGAAGTCACACATTGATTAGCACAACCTGTACAAATTAAACACGCAAAATCCCCCCAAAACACGCAACATTCTAACCTGATCCGAAAGATCCTAAAAGTTGAAAATCCACCTAGTCGAGCCAAAACCAAATTGTCAGAGGATTGCCTTGAATGGCCCACTTAAGCCAGGCGTGCGGCTGCAAGGAGCCGAGGAATCCTTgccgaatccgaatcggaatcCTGTGCCAAGGACACCATGCAAAGCACCGCCGAGTGCCGAATGACCTTTGGGAAAATACGTGTTGATCGACATCCATCGGCAATTGTTTGGGATCGTCGGAAATCTCTCACCTTTCGAATGGGAAATTCCTTAGGATCATCGAGCTGGGCAGAGAAGGCCGTTCATAAGCATGCAAATAAAGATTTCACACCTCGGCCAGCGCACTAGGGTGCATGGTGCAGCATAGTCTCAGCATAGCCAAAGGACACGAAACGAAATGCATGGAGATCGGGACACCTGGGAAATACCCAACCTGCCCGAAACATATGGACGCACACAGGAGGGATCTCTCGCTCTGAATGGAAAGCAAAACTCTATAGGCACTAGCCAAAAACCAACCATCCAACCATCCAAGTGGTTCCCGAAAAAAAACCCTCACAATATAATTCGTAAATCCCAGCCGCAGGTATTTAGTTCCGCCTTTTGTCCATCTTTGGAATTCCCAATGCTATTATTGCACCTAAGCCACTGGAGTGGGAGGTTTTGCAGTGTGTGTGCGCGTTGCAAGTTGCTGCCGGTGAGCAACACATCGAAATCGTCCCATCTCTGTCTGGCCGCAACTcgccatctctctctctctctctgctcTCTCTGTCCCGCTCTGGTTCGTGCTCCTGCTGTCGCCGGCGCCGCAGGTCAACAGCGATGTGTGGCATTTTCCaacagttgctgctgttgtcgcAGGTTGCCGGTTTTGTGGCAGTTGCTGCAGTTTCTATGACGCTTGCATTTGTTATATGTATCTGCCACTAGGGGTTTTCCGTCGATGTTGCAGGTTGCATAGCTAATGCTGCAACTTCTATTGATAActaatttgttgttgcttgatTGCTTAAGCAAGTGGCTTTAGGTTTAGGCTAAAACTGCAAATTTCTTGGCATCAGTTGCACTCTCTGTTGGTATAATTGTTGCTAGTATCAAGTCTACTAATGTTGCAGGGGCTGCGCCTGCATATGTTGCAAGTCTGTCGGCTATTGTATTGCACCTATGTTCCTGTAGTTTTCATAAAGCTGCATAGATTTTATACATAGGTTGTCAATTCTGATGGGTGTTTCAGATTACCCATGTTTCTACTATTACTGCTTAAAACTTGTTTTATATTCAATCTTGCTCATAAAATGagtcaaatatatatatagatttgcCCGACTTAATTCTTCCAAAATGGCTGTTAAATTTCAAACTATTGCCCATGTTGTTTTCGTTTAAATCGCTTATGGTTTTTCGGATGTTGTTTTTCGTTCAATTGCTTCGCTGGCTGATTTTGTTGCTCTCCCGAAAATCCACACGCACATTTTCATTGTCGACAAATTTTCAGCCGGCAGACAAAGAATTTTTCATTCGTTTGTGTTCGACGCACTTGGTCTGaatggccaaaaaggaaaatgtgaCGAGCTAGAGGGAAACAGGGCACATTTATGGCCAGGATTTTCATGGGGGCAAGCGAGATGACCAAAAAGACCtgcgatccgatccgatccgctCCGGGTCGCTTTTCCACCCCGGGGGCATTGTTTTCAGCCCGAGAGTATGGTAGAATCTCCTTTTATATCTTCTATTcctatttgtatttgtatttttttttcggctttttGTTCAGATGGGACATTGATGAATTGAAGAATGATTGCCGGAGAGTGCCGCTCAGGGCGGATTTTTCGGTTCGGCTCGGCTCGGCTCGTTTGTGTTAttcaatagaaaaataaataagtcagACGGGTGGGTCATCTGAAAGAGATACAGATAGACATGCACTTGGCCATGCCAGACTGACTGGCACCTTTTCCCTAATTTCCAAGAGACGCTGCGTCTGCGCAGACAATGGGTTTTTctcgttttcattttcttttagaTACGACTTTGAGTTTGGTATTCAGTTTTTTAGAGTGCCTGTGGTAATTGATAGCCGGATCTAAAGGCTAAAAACGAAAATCCCAACTCACCCGCTTTGCGCACAGGTGTCGATAATTCGGCCATTAAATCGGCCAAACTCTTCTTTTGTCCGCCCACGCTGATCGGCGAAATCAGTTTCTGGGTGTACGTGAAGTCCTATCAATAATGGAGATAAAAGAGAAGCAAGACGAAAATCCATCAATTTAAGCTGAACGGATCTGATCCTGCTTTTCCACTCACATCGTCTGTGTAGATTCGCAGGGGAATGTTTTTGAAGGACTCCAGATCGCCATACGGTTCCATTAGCCTCCGATTGACAGCCCAGAACTGATCAAACTTTTCGTTGACCAATCCCAGCCACAGCTGATTGTGGTCCTTCTTCTGCATCGCGGATATGACCAGACCGCGGTGCTTAAGCACATCTGCCTCCTTCAGGCAGGACATGTAGTGCGATTCCAGCAGCTCCCTAAAAGTGGCGGATCATCAGTAAAAATTCAGTTGGAAACAACAGTTTGTGTACTCTTGGCGATGTACCTATGcttttcaaatatttgaaacTATATATCGTTGTGGTACGTTTATCTTTGTGCGAAGATGTCAATTATTCTCTATATTTCATATGGGACACATTTGGTCCAACTTTTATATGGCATTGTTTCTTATAACACGGGACTTGCTTGATGGTCAATTGTTTACCCTGTTATTTGATATTCACGTTGTCTGTACACTGAGATTCGAATAGGCAAACTATATAGCACTCTGTGCTCAAGTTACGACATGTTAAAGATAAGATTTCGCAATCACGACTGTGGGGTACACAAACTGCTATGAcgatttaattaataaatacttGGAGTTGAGCTTGACGAGCGTGTCCTCGGGGAACTTGGAGAAGTGAATGGTGAGGCACCAGGGCGTGCTGTCCTCCTCCGGATGCAGCAGATCGTATAGGACACCTAACCAGGGTTCAAGACAGTACCATTAGTATCAAATTGGCATGTTATGATATCATCTCGTGAATGTAAACCCCACCAATTGGATAGTGAAGGCGCAGGGGCGTTCCATTGAAGTCGAACC encodes:
- the LOC6618975 gene encoding autophagy protein 5 yields the protein MAHDREVLRMIWEGQIGICFQADRDEIVGIKPEPFYLMISRLSYLPLVTDKVRKYFSRYISAEHQDGAVWFDFNGTPLRLHYPIGVLYDLLHPEEDSTPWCLTIHFSKFPEDTLVKLNSKELLESHYMSCLKEADVLKHRGLVISAMQKKDHNQLWLGLVNEKFDQFWAVNRRLMEPYGDLESFKNIPLRIYTDDDFTYTQKLISPISVGGQKKSLADLMAELSTPVRKAVGCRTHGIDLHEETQLQWMSEHLSYPDNFLHLSVDYKDV